A stretch of Calderihabitans maritimus DNA encodes these proteins:
- a CDS encoding 50S ribosomal protein L25/general stress protein Ctc, giving the protein MEAVQLEAKIREGKGKGFAKRLRRAKFIPAVLYGKKIGNIPIQVGERDMEKLLSDFGRSVLVKLKVNDGDQSGEYDTLIREIQRHPLRGDLLHVDFYQISLQEKLEVEVPIHLVGEAVGVSKGGILQHGISELEIRCLPTQIPEAIEVDVSNLDIGDSLSVADLKLDDDIEILSEPDSIIATVVAPRLETEEDKEAEEATEAASPAEE; this is encoded by the coding sequence ATGGAAGCAGTTCAGTTAGAAGCGAAAATTAGGGAAGGAAAAGGCAAGGGCTTTGCTAAAAGGCTGCGCCGTGCTAAATTTATTCCCGCTGTTCTCTATGGAAAAAAGATAGGTAACATCCCGATTCAGGTTGGCGAGCGCGATATGGAGAAGTTGCTCAGCGATTTTGGTCGGAGCGTTTTGGTAAAGCTGAAGGTAAACGATGGTGACCAAAGCGGAGAATATGACACTCTTATCCGCGAAATCCAGCGACACCCTCTTCGCGGAGATCTGCTTCACGTAGATTTCTATCAAATTTCTTTGCAGGAAAAACTAGAGGTAGAGGTTCCTATTCACCTTGTGGGAGAAGCAGTTGGAGTAAGCAAGGGAGGCATATTGCAACACGGTATCAGCGAACTGGAAATAAGATGTTTACCGACGCAGATACCCGAGGCGATTGAGGTAGATGTCAGCAACTTGGATATTGGCGATAGCTTGAGTGTTGCCGATTTGAAACTGGATGATGATATAGAGATACTCTCAGAACCTGACTCCATTATTGCAACGGTAGTAGCACCGCGACTGGAGACAGAAGAAGATAAGGAAGCCGAAGAAGCTACCGAAGCAGCGTCACCTGCGGAAGAATAA
- a CDS encoding PRC-barrel domain-containing protein, protein MRKYRKQLISLPIISIKEGEQIGKVRDVIVDPKAMAISALLVEQKGRFKEHKLIPFNKIHGIGDHAITVEEKNVIVRAALYPELYKLLKHPTPIGAKVISEKGKVFGVVNEFTCHPDTGQIETLEISGSLISNWLKGKAYLSRNHVLTMGKNAVVVAEEAATHLQKSEGSWQEKVKAFRETGTKVWDTTVQNTKKWGHMLSKSLEKLAAEEEEITNSVYPLTARKNSLPEDEEARTTKEDQPV, encoded by the coding sequence ATGCGTAAATACCGCAAACAGTTAATATCTCTGCCCATTATCAGCATCAAAGAAGGGGAACAGATAGGAAAAGTTCGTGATGTCATCGTAGATCCCAAAGCCATGGCCATCAGTGCCCTGCTGGTAGAACAAAAAGGCAGGTTCAAAGAGCATAAGTTAATTCCTTTTAACAAAATACACGGAATTGGCGATCATGCTATTACCGTTGAAGAGAAAAACGTCATCGTTAGAGCAGCCCTGTACCCGGAATTGTACAAACTTCTGAAGCATCCTACACCGATAGGAGCAAAAGTTATATCCGAAAAAGGAAAAGTTTTCGGGGTAGTTAACGAGTTTACCTGCCACCCAGATACAGGCCAAATAGAAACTCTGGAGATCAGCGGGAGTCTTATCAGTAATTGGCTTAAGGGAAAGGCCTATCTTAGCCGAAACCACGTCCTTACTATGGGTAAAAACGCCGTAGTCGTAGCGGAAGAAGCCGCCACTCACCTCCAAAAAAGCGAAGGCTCCTGGCAGGAAAAGGTCAAAGCTTTTCGAGAAACCGGTACCAAGGTATGGGATACTACCGTACAAAATACCAAAAAATGGGGTCACATGTTAAGCAAATCTCTAGAAAAACTGGCCGCTGAAGAAGAGGAAATAACCAACTCCGTCTATCCGCTGACTGCCAGGAAAAATTCACTGCCCGAAGACGAGGAAGCCAGAACAACCAAGGAAGACCAGCCTGTCTAA
- the pth gene encoding aminoacyl-tRNA hydrolase, which produces MKLIVGLGNPGVEYETTRHNVGFMVVDLLAEEIGAKIKQKKFNALVGEVFLGTEKVVLAKPQTFMNLSGEAVGPLVQAYCLEPSQVVVVYDDLDLEVGQLRIRGKGSAGGHKGMASVIRALGTDEIPRLRIGIGRPEDTKSVVDYVLSPFPEGEWSVMREVLPVAVEALKFLITEGDLEKAMSLYNHRKA; this is translated from the coding sequence ATGAAGCTGATAGTCGGCTTGGGCAACCCGGGTGTCGAATATGAAACAACTAGGCATAACGTCGGTTTTATGGTGGTGGATTTACTGGCGGAAGAAATAGGAGCTAAAATTAAGCAAAAAAAATTTAATGCCCTGGTGGGTGAAGTTTTTCTAGGGACAGAGAAGGTTGTGCTGGCTAAACCACAAACGTTTATGAACCTGAGCGGGGAAGCAGTGGGCCCTCTCGTCCAGGCTTACTGCCTTGAGCCTTCGCAAGTAGTTGTAGTTTATGATGATTTGGATTTGGAAGTGGGGCAGTTACGCATAAGAGGGAAGGGAAGCGCCGGGGGGCATAAAGGCATGGCCTCCGTAATTAGAGCCTTAGGTACGGATGAAATTCCGCGATTGCGAATTGGTATTGGACGACCGGAGGATACGAAAAGCGTTGTAGACTACGTTTTAAGCCCTTTCCCCGAAGGAGAATGGTCGGTTATGCGGGAGGTTTTGCCCGTGGCAGTAGAAGCTTTGAAATTCTTAATCACCGAAGGCGACCTGGAAAAAGCGATGAGCCTTTATAACCATAGAAAAGCATAA